AGGTGGGTCTTTGTAGTTGAAATAAGAAAAGTGAAGTTGTGTGAGAACACGAGATGTTTGTACGCACACATTCCCGCAGTGGTGTCGAAACCTGACGAGCAGGTTGCTGATTGCCATGCGTCAGCAGCGGGCTGCTCCCACGGCGGTATGGGCGGAGGCCCGGGGTGAAGGGTCACTTGTGCTGGCTAGCATTCCTGTCTTACAGCTGCCTCGttgtcccgcccccccccctcccatgagcctctgctgctgctctgtcgTCATTCAGGCCCGGGTGCACGGCtgcgaggggggtggggggctcaTCTTGTAAAGTGTCATACTCTGGTTGCATATCGTGGCTGTTGTGGGAGGCGGCAGACAACGCCCATGAATATTAAtctaatatatattcatgttgtgAAGTTTATCTCCATCGTTGTAGCAGAAGACGTGTTTTTAAATCTCGactttcttttgtgttttctaGGTTTGCTCCAGCGTTCTTTTGATAACGGGAGGCAAGGATGTCAATGCAAAGTAAGTAATTCACAAGTCGGcgcttgtttaaaaaatatagtgattttatgttttttgtttgaattaataaataactaaatcatCACTGATTGCACCAGAGTTTGGCCAGAAGGCCATTTTTCACCTGTAGTCCATTCAGTGTGtcgattaaaaaaatagtttctgTATTTTCAATTTCACTTTTGTATTTCTCACCTGTGTAAATCTGAACATTACCGTTCCTACTTCCATCAATTGTTTTCACGTATTTAAGGTCACTGCCGTGTAAAGGTTCCCTTTTACGTGACGCAGAAGTAAAAACACTCGACTTGTTTATAAAAGCCTTTCTTTGCGACGCCCCTAATGATTCCTCTTTGCGCGTGGCAGTGGGTGACCCCGCCGACAGCGGCATGGCGAAGGTGGAGAAGTGGCAGCAGACGATGTACGCCACGGACTCGGGCATCCAGTCTGGAGCGACCACCGTCAGAGACGACGGCGAGTTCACCACCTCCAAGCACTACACCATGACCACCACCGTCACGACGGAAAAGCCCGGTAAGCGACGAGCGCCGGGCCCAAACCAGCCAGCGTGCGTACACCTGTAGGCCCCgcctttttaaaattcattaCATGTGACCTCACGGCCGCCGTTTCTCGGTAGATGTGGAGGCCCACTACACCAGGGCCCAGCGGGTGCGGGCCGCCATGTTCCCAGAGACGCTGGAGACGGGCACCACCATCCTCTCGACGCAGACGGACCCGTCCCAGATGACCAACGTCCAGCGGCTGGCGGAGCCCTCCCAGATGCTCAAGATAGCGATCGTCCATCTGATCAACTACCAGGACGACGCGGAGCTGGCCATGCGCGCCGTGCCCGAGCTCACCAAGCTGCTCAACGACGAGGACCAGGTGACCCGCGCAGAATCCCGTCCACGCCGATTGGTCACCATGAGGGACTTATGAGCTCGTTatactcaattcaattcagtttatttgtatagcccaatattacaaatttgtctcggagtgctttacaatctgtacacatagacatccctgccccaaaacctcacatcggatcaggaaaaactcccaaataacccttcagggggaacaaaagggaagaaaccttcaggagagcaacagaggaggatccctctccaggatggacaggtgcaatagatgtaatgtgaccataaggacagattagagttaaaatacattcaatgaatatatttacttgaatGTAAGAAACTAAATGCAGCGGTCCAGTTTTCCCCtatgttaaatataaatgtagatGCATGATGTGGGGGTTTTGAACACGTTTGAAGCCGGCATGTTGAACTTGAACATCCTAAACGCCACACTAATATAGAAGTAGCATTGGAACCATGTCGTCGCTGACGCGCgtctatgatttaaaaactgACCTCGTCTTTCTCCAGGTGGTCGTCAGCAAGGCGGCGCAGATCGTCAACCAGCTGACCAAGAAGGAGGCGTCGCGCCGTGCGCTGATGCAGTCCCCTCAGATGGTGGCGGCCGTGGTGCGGGCGATGCAGAACACCAGCGACATGGAGACGACGCGGGCCACCGCCAGCATCCTCCACAACCTGTCCCACCAGAGGGAGGGCCTGCTCTCCATCTTCAAGTGTGGAGGCATCCCGGCTCTGGTCCGCATGCTCAGGTACAGACCCACGGAAAGAAGGAAGACTCATTCGACTTCAGTCGCTCGTGGCTCTGATCCTTGTCGTTGACTTTCTTATATTCAGGTGTGAAAGAGAACATTTGCCTTAAAACGCCTTTTAGTCGATTTGCATTTCAAGTCCGGAGTCgaatccttttttcttttttaagatttattttgtattaacaaattttttttttacaggatatttgtagtgaaatagccagcatttacagtttgttatactgaaaatattattttaccaaaagaaaatacacaaatgtataaccttgtagaaaacaccacacaaggatgatggtttttttttaacataagatgaaaacaaggagagaaaaaaacaagacaaaacaaaaacattacatacacttttccccatcccacccctccccttgtatggctctaagtttcctttcatttatacatctacacagtctcagaatccttttttaaagattaaacAAACCCCGAATTACTTGGAATCACTCGGCACATTTCCTACCCGCGAGGACATATTTCCGTTATTGTGCGTCAGCAGTTTGTGATCCACTCTTGACCCGTTTCCCTCCCACAGCTCCCCCATGGAGTCTGTGCTCTTCTACGCCATCACCACGCTCCACAACCTGCTGCTGCACCAGGAAGGAGCCAAGATGGCGGTCCGCCTGGCCGACGGCCTGCAGAAGATGGTTCCCCTGCTGAAGAAGAGCAACCCCAAGTTCCTGGCCATCACCACGGACTGCCTGCAGCTTCTGTCTTACGGCAACCAGGAGAGCAAGGTCCGTGTGCAGCTCCCAGTGCATGTGCTCTAATGGCGGGTCCATTTCACGCCAGGACTGTAACCCGAGACTGTCGTGTTTACTCGTGTTTTTTGTTTCGGGCGTGGCATGTGAGAACAGAGCTGCTCAGGTGCCGCCGCAGTCGGGCTCtgggtgtggttgtgtgttgaAAGGTAAACTAGTTGCGGTTTAACTGGCGTTGCTCTGCCAGGACGGGCCACAGCGTCGAGTGTAAACCGTTAACAGCTGCTcctattttctttcttccttttttcaaaCTACTTAAAGAAAACATGTCCACGCCATCTGCTCTCCTGTAAACTCAAACGCGGTCCTTGTCTCTCACAGCTGATCATCCTTTCCAACTCGGGTCCCGAGGGTCTCGTTCACATCATGAGAAACTACAGCTACGAGAAGCTGCTGTGGACCACGAGCCGCGTGCTCAAGGTCCTCTCCGTGTGCCCCAGCAACAAACTCGCCATTGTGGAGGCCGGTATGTGAGgcctcatgttctctctctctctctctgtctctgtgtgtgtgtctctatatgtgtgtgtgtgtctctctgtatgttttAGCTGGATGAAAGGTGTGTGTATTCCTACAGGTGTGTCAACCTGAACTGTGGCTACTGTCAACCACGGTGCTACGCGACGGCACAATTCCGGAGCTGTTGAGTGATGTAACTTCTCTGTGCAGGTGGTATGCAGGCTCTGGGCAAACACCTCTCCGGCTCCACCCCTCGTCTGATGCAGAACTGTCTGTGGACCCTGAGGAACCTGTCTGACGCTGCCACCAAACAGGTCCGTGTCCTCTCTCGCGTCCGCTCTCTTCTCGGCCTCTGCTCAAAACCTGTTCGCTCCTCATTCGACCccacgaggaactttttttcctgaacgccttctcgtctcctctggtctccaggAGGGCATGGACAGCCTCCTGCAGGTGCTGGTGGGCCTGCTCAGTTCCGAAGACCTCAACATGCTCACTTGCGCCACCGGCATCCTGTCGAATCTGACGTGCAACAACGCCCACAACAAAACCCTGGTCACCCAGGGCAACGGCGTGGAGGCGCTCATCCATGCCATATTGCGCGCCAGCGAGAAGGAGGACGTGACTGAGCCGGCCGTGTGCGCCCTGCGTCACCTGACGTCGCGCCACCAGCAGGCCGAGATCGCTCAGAATGCTGTGAGGAGGCACTACGGCATCCCCGCCATCGTCAAGCTGCTCAACATGCCCTACTACTGGCCCGTCATCAAGGTGGAGAAGGGGGGCGCATCGGGGGGGATGGGAGGGGCTTGATGAGTCgatgctcagataaaaatgaGTTAAATGATTCTTCATGCATTTTGTTCTAATTGGTTTGCAAAGAGGAATGTTTTCAACATCATTTTCATGAGCTAAACAATATGACTGACTCTTGTTTGATACCATAAGTCTAGAAAGGGGAAGGGAGTGTTTCCTACCATGATGGGTTTTACAAAAGATGGAGAATAGGACTCACTAGCCCGCCAGTATGTGTCGTTTTACCTTTATGCTTTCCCTCTGACGTAGACCAGGGCTTATTGGCTACGTGTACCCTGATTTTGGAGCATATATAAAAATGCATAAGTAGCTGTTAATATTTAACGCAAGCACTGCACACCCCAGCGTGTATATTATGCCATATACATCGGTTCTGTTTAGTTCTCATGTGACGAAGGCTAAGACTAGGCATCTACGAAATGTTCCCTTTTCAACTTTGAGTATCCTCAATTCAAACTAAACATCTACAGACCAATTAACGTAAGATATGCatcaaggaagaaaaaaaaaaggatctcAAATTGCTCAGTGAGAGGTGTTGACTGGTTTGAGGGACTGGGGGTGAACGGGGAGGCAGATGGGCCGAGGGGCCGGCAGGTCCTGCAGGAAGCCAGAATCTCATCAACCCGAAGGAGCGTGTAATGTCCCGACAGCAGGAACCGTGTGTTGTGCAAGACCCGGAGAGTTCATGGGGGAGAAAGATGATCAAACCATGGATTTTGCTCGAGGTCGTTTGTCTCGTTTTGCTTGCTGACCAGTCGTCGTGAACAGCGCCATGACGAGATCTCCTTGTTCCCCTCTTTCCTGCCTTTAGGCCGTGGTCGGCCTGATCCGCAACCTGGCCCTGTGCCCAGAGAACCAGGCCCCTCTGAGGGACGCCGGGGCCATCCCTCGCCTGGTCAACCTGCTGCTCAAAGCCCACCAGGACGCCCAGAAGCATGGCCCCTCCTCCCAACAGACATACCAGGTGCCTGCTCGCGGTTACTGATTAACTGTGTGTGGGTTTCAGGGATTGTGGGAATTGGCGGTTGTGAATTATTCCTGAATTCCCGTACCCCTGCGTAACATTTCATTCGTGCTCTTCACAGGACGGagtgaggatggaggagatTGTGGAGGGATCCACTGGAGCGCTGCACATCCTGGCAAGAGACCCCATCAACAGGGCGGAGATCGCCAACCTGCAGACCATCCCCCTGTTTGTTCAGGTAGAATAGGAAACTGAAAGCTCCCCAGCGTCGCCGTCTTAAAGACTTATGTTGTTTCTGTTTAACTCATTTCCTCCCCCCCCGtcccgtcctctctctctccagctcctctaCTCTCCAGTGGACAACGTGAAGCGCGTGGGCGCGGGCATCCTGTGCGAGCTGGCCCTGGACAAGCCGTCCGCAGAGCTCATCGACAGCGAGGGGGCGTCGGCTCCGCTGATGGACCTGCTGCACTCCAACAACGAGGGCATCGGTAGGACGCCCGGATAATGCACCGCCGTTAGCCGGCCGTAATGTAGCGTTTAGGTGGAAAGGAACTCAAGTGCTGTACTTACTGTAAGTGCAGTTTCCAGGTGCTTCCCTCCACAGAACGTGTCCATTTTGTGACACGGCATACTTTTAGCCCACTGCATTTCAtatagcactttttttttttttttaactgccaTCTGATTAATAAATAGGGTGCGGTGTTGGAATTTTAAACCTACGTGTGAAGTCTGACTGCATGACACCAAAATAAATAGAAGATAATTAATTGAGTCCAGAATAATCTGCATACTTATCTGTTATTCTGATACAGGCTGTATCGGAATAACTGGAAGATGTTTATTATAGCTTCCTAATATAATATTCTGTTGTGGCGGTTTATTGCCAGGAGTTGGTTACCGCTCCCTTTTTGTATGACAACTATGAAGCTAACGCCAGCAACTGGTTAGCTTAACTTCACCTGGACAAAATAATATTTAGACTAACCAAAACAACATATTAATAAGTGAGCTAACAGGCTTCATATACAcggttacatgtttttgtatttgtcaTTTTGCACAAGATTTAGATTATAGGCAAAAATAATTACATGtggcaaaaaaaatatatatactattgtgTGTATGGAGGCTGATTTTAAGGAGTCTCGCAGCCGTTTTAGCGCCTGGTGGTTTGGCAGCTGCTCCTCGTGTCTCTCCAGACGGCAGCAGGGTAAACGGGATGTCTGTGAACGCCCCCTGAGCTCTTCTACCGGGATCTCTGACGCTCGGCAGACGGGTgtcagtgggcggggcttatcacCCGCAGAGCCCTCCTGTCCTGCCGTAAACATCCCGGGCCAGTTTGTAATGTTTGCAGTCGAGATGCTTCCTGTCGCTTCCTCTGTGAACGTTGACAAGAACTCGGCACGTGAACTTCTTAAAGTTTGTTTATGAAAGACGGACGTTCTTCACCGGGATGGAGATGTGTGATTAAGCGTGGTATCGATCTTCATATCTAACTCCTGGCAAGAAATTGAGTGAGTCGGTGGATTTCCGATGTTGGAAAattcttttaaataaagtaaatccCTCAATGTGACCGGCTAATAGTcctgaggggaaaaaaggaaaaaaattggCTTTTTAGCAAATGTCAGCACTAAATAATCAGTCTTAGCTACCTTAACATAATGTGTCTTTcagtttattacatttttaaatatggaaGTACCACGTCTGAATTgggcaagacacacacacacacatatatgttaaTACTATACTGTTTATGCCCTCCATCCATAATGCGTCAGGGAGTACCTAATGTACAAAATCAAGATTGTTCTGGTGCATTAGAGTAAATTGTGAATTTGGGTTGGTTTCTAGTTCAATACCCCacacactgtaatatatattattgttaaggagagaggagggtttTTGTACGTTGCTGAATGCATCTATCCTGACTCTTTTCCCCTCAGCCACTTACGCCGCGGCCGTGCTCTTCCGCATCTCCGAGGACAAGAACTCCGACTACAAGAAGCGCGTGTCTGTGGAGCTGACCCACTCCCTGTTCAAACACGACCCCGCGGCCTGGGAGCTTGTGAGTGTCTGGCGCCCTCCGCCGccaggatgacatcaccttcCATAATAAATAAGCCGTCTATATTCAAGCGTTGACTTTTGACCTCTCGTGAACTCCGCAGGCCCACAACAGCGTCCCGATCGAGGGACCCTATCCAGATGGTGAGTCACGATGTCTGAAATGTGCACACGCGGCACATTCCTCGGCACCGTGTCGGTCAGCGTTGAAATACTGTAATCCGCTAACGGGTCGCCTCCCAGCTGCAGCCTACGGATGCATTTACTATCATTCGGGCGTGAAATAAATACTTCCACTTCAGGCTTTCTATTAATACATCACTCCCTGAACCGCTTTGAGAAGTCTGAAAGCTTTTCGGCCCATCGATCTCCTCCCTGGTGCGTCCTCATGTGTTTGCATCCTTCTCTTAATTCCCGTCCATTTCCCCTCCACGTTTCTCCTCGTTTGGTATTTTCTGTCTCCTCTCGCGGTCGTCACGGCACTCCAGAGATGTGTCGAGTGTTTTAAACGATCTTCCGCTAGCTCGACCAATTCTCTGTGCTGCTGTTCCCGCTAAGTGTCATGAGATCGGTTAGTTTAAACTTTAGTGCGTAACGAGTAATGTGTTGCAGAGCTGGACGCCGCGTACCAAGGCTACGGAGGCTACGCGGCCGACGTGCCCATGGACGGCATGGAGGGAGTGATGATGCAGGACGAGTACCCGGGTGGCATGGCCTACGACAGAGGCCAAGGGTACCCGGAATATTAAAAGGTCGGTACACGCCCACGTTGCCTCAGCCAATCGGGACGAATCGTCTAAAATGAAGAATCTTGCATTCTTCTCattaacatgaaaaaaaaaatgaagtgacGAAATAAGACGTCATTAAATCAAACTAAATATCCTTCTTCATGAGCAGGTTAACACTCGCGTTCCCAACAAGGACAAGATACTACTGATGACGTATTTTAGAAGTACGATATAATAATATTTGGAGGAGAAATTCTGGGTATAGATTCAACTAAATGTATGAGATAATAAAGCAAAGCGATATTTTGATTCCCAAATAAAATAAGGCAATCGACAACACGCTTCTCATGTCGTCATAGTAACAGATGATTGAGGCTCAAGTGGTGTGCAACATCGGTGGTattgaaaacatttaaatcagaCTAACATTATTTAAGCATTATTGTATCAGGAATTCTTCACATCCACTAAATGTTAATTAACttattttacctttttaataAGAAACTAAGGTTGTTGTCTTTTCAGTGCATTTCTTCATCTTGTGAGTTTCGGTAGAATTTCCCACGAGGACTAATATTTAGTTTTGTCTGTGATTTATGTTGCTGTCATTCAAAAGCAACACAGATATGCAATTCCTCTGCCAAAACATAAGCGGCTGATCCAGATCAGCGTGCGGAAATATGTTACTCGCTGGTTTGAAGTGGGTGGAAAAAAACATAGAAATACAGAAATCACTCTTGTGAAatattaaagttaaaaaaaaacagtttgaacTTTGGCTGAAATGTTGTGTTCAAGATCATCGTAATAAAGTAGGTCATCGGGGCCTTTTCAAAGACTGTTCGGTTACTACAACGTCATaacttttaaatataataacgGTTTTGAGCTCATCTTGATATTGTGAcatcatatttttctttttactctcCACAAGGACCCCGAGGAGACGGCGACGTGGCAAAGGAAGTGCCGCCATGCGGCACACTGGGACGAAGAAGAGAATAAAGGCGTCGGTAGAGATTATTCCCTCTGCTCTCAGCCGGATGTAATATATGCAACTATCACCGAGTACGGGACTCATAATCTTAACAGGGCTCAACTTTGTTTAAAAGCATAATTTTGCTGAT
The nucleotide sequence above comes from Pseudoliparis swirei isolate HS2019 ecotype Mariana Trench chromosome 24, NWPU_hadal_v1, whole genome shotgun sequence. Encoded proteins:
- the jupa gene encoding junction plakoglobin a isoform X2, which gives rise to MSMQMGDPADSGMAKVEKWQQTMYATDSGIQSGATTVRDDGEFTTSKHYTMTTTVTTEKPDVEAHYTRAQRVRAAMFPETLETGTTILSTQTDPSQMTNVQRLAEPSQMLKIAIVHLINYQDDAELAMRAVPELTKLLNDEDQVVVSKAAQIVNQLTKKEASRRALMQSPQMVAAVVRAMQNTSDMETTRATASILHNLSHQREGLLSIFKCGGIPALVRMLSSPMESVLFYAITTLHNLLLHQEGAKMAVRLADGLQKMVPLLKKSNPKFLAITTDCLQLLSYGNQESKLIILSNSGPEGLVHIMRNYSYEKLLWTTSRVLKVLSVCPSNKLAIVEAGGMQALGKHLSGSTPRLMQNCLWTLRNLSDAATKQEGMDSLLQVLVGLLSSEDLNMLTCATGILSNLTCNNAHNKTLVTQGNGVEALIHAILRASEKEDVTEPAVCALRHLTSRHQQAEIAQNAVRRHYGIPAIVKLLNMPYYWPVIKAVVGLIRNLALCPENQAPLRDAGAIPRLVNLLLKAHQDAQKHGPSSQQTYQDGVRMEEIVEGSTGALHILARDPINRAEIANLQTIPLFVQLLYSPVDNVKRVGAGILCELALDKPSAELIDSEGASAPLMDLLHSNNEGIATYAAAVLFRISEDKNSDYKKRVSVELTHSLFKHDPAAWELAHNSVPIEGPYPDGPRGDGDVAKEVPPCGTLGRRRE
- the jupa gene encoding junction plakoglobin a isoform X1 → MSMQMGDPADSGMAKVEKWQQTMYATDSGIQSGATTVRDDGEFTTSKHYTMTTTVTTEKPDVEAHYTRAQRVRAAMFPETLETGTTILSTQTDPSQMTNVQRLAEPSQMLKIAIVHLINYQDDAELAMRAVPELTKLLNDEDQVVVSKAAQIVNQLTKKEASRRALMQSPQMVAAVVRAMQNTSDMETTRATASILHNLSHQREGLLSIFKCGGIPALVRMLSSPMESVLFYAITTLHNLLLHQEGAKMAVRLADGLQKMVPLLKKSNPKFLAITTDCLQLLSYGNQESKLIILSNSGPEGLVHIMRNYSYEKLLWTTSRVLKVLSVCPSNKLAIVEAGGMQALGKHLSGSTPRLMQNCLWTLRNLSDAATKQEGMDSLLQVLVGLLSSEDLNMLTCATGILSNLTCNNAHNKTLVTQGNGVEALIHAILRASEKEDVTEPAVCALRHLTSRHQQAEIAQNAVRRHYGIPAIVKLLNMPYYWPVIKAVVGLIRNLALCPENQAPLRDAGAIPRLVNLLLKAHQDAQKHGPSSQQTYQDGVRMEEIVEGSTGALHILARDPINRAEIANLQTIPLFVQLLYSPVDNVKRVGAGILCELALDKPSAELIDSEGASAPLMDLLHSNNEGIATYAAAVLFRISEDKNSDYKKRVSVELTHSLFKHDPAAWELAHNSVPIEGPYPDELDAAYQGYGGYAADVPMDGMEGVMMQDEYPGGMAYDRGQGYPEY